The Verrucomicrobiota bacterium genome contains the following window.
TCTGCCTTATGTTCGCCAGTTCATCATGCAACATGGGGAAAACCGGAATACTCACCGTCACGCCCGTCTTGGCAGTCTTCACCGTGATAAACCGGTGGGTCAGGTCCACATCCTTCCACTTGAGCAGGCAGCAATCCCCCCGGCGCATCGCCGTGCACATCCCCACCACTAGGATCGGCCGGATGAAGTCATCCTCCTTGGCCGCCTCCGAGATCGCCGCCAGTTCCTCCGGCGTGAAAGGAATGCGGAACACCGTTTCCGTCTCCCGCGTCGGCATATCCGAGAATGGATTGATGGCGCCGGCGGGCAGCAAATACTTGAACGTGGCCCGGAGCAGCTTCAACGTATCATTCCAGGTCTTGGCGGTCACCCCCCGTTGCGTTTCCGCGTCCATGAAGGCGCGGGCGAGCGTCCGCGTCACGTGGGCGATCTCATCCGCCTTGGCGTTCTGCTCCTTGATCTGGGTGGCGAACCGTTTCAGGGTGGATTGGCATTGCGAGGCATACCGGGCATTGGGCTCGTGTCGGCGGGGGATCTTCGCCCACTCCTCCGGCAGCGCGGCGAGCGTCACCGACTTGATTTGCTCCCCCGTCTTGATCTCATACAGCTTTTCCACCAGGTTGGCCGAGTTGCGTTGAGTGCGCGCCTCCTCCACCAGTTGTTCCAACTTGGTGAGGGCCGTGGCGCGGGAGCGTTCGTATGCGTGGTCGCCTTCATCCCGCAGGGAGAGGGAGGCGGGGGGAGTCCCGGCGATCTTCACCCCGAGATTGACGCTGTACCGTTTTCCATTGATGGCGAACGCGCCGAACCAGGTATCGCGCAGACTTCCATCCCGTTGTTTTCGAAATTCCAGTGGCATAATTTTTCTTGCTTTATTTTCGTTTTCGCTGTTGCAATCGCATTTCGTTTAACGATTAGAAACATACTGCAACACGGCGAACCGCGCAAGGAAAAAAACAAACAAAAGCACAAACACAGACACCAGAAACAGGATAAATAGCGCTATTCTACAGGCATATTAAAAAAGCTCTTCCGGCTCATAACCTGAAGGTCCTGGGTTCAAATCCCAGCCCCGCAACCAATTTACGGCCCTGAGACGCAAGTTTCAGGGCCTTTTTTGTGCTAATAACAACCATTCCCATTTCGCGATTATTGAGCCTTTTTGCGGCCAATGATTTTTTGACCAACCCACCGACTTGGTAGTAACATGAATATCCATGCGATTTTGACCGTCAGCAATACGAAAGCTATATCCGATATGAATAACTCTGTATCACGCCGGAAGTTTGTCACGCATTCGCTGCAAGGGACCCTGGCGGCGGCCATCGGCAGCACGATTACCCCGCTGTCCGCCGCCCCGGAAGCCCCGGCGAGCCCGTCCCCTGCCCCAGAACCGGAGGCCATGCCCAAGGGCCGGATCGGCAAACTCGAACTAAGCCGCCTGATGCTCGGCACCAATATCATCACCGGCCACATGCACAGCCGCGGCTTGTTCTATTTAAAAGAATTCTCGGCGCACTATCATACCGATGAGAAAATTCTGGAAACCTTTGCCCTCTCCGAGCAGCACGGCATCAACACCTTCATGACCCATCACGAGGCCAAGATCGTGCGCCTGTTCACCGAACACCGCCGGCGCGGGAGCAAAATGCGATGGATTGTGGCCCCCACCCCGGAAGAGACCAAGAACCTGGCGGAATTTGAAAAAACCTGCCGGGCCCTGAAAAGTTACGGGGCCGATGCCCTCTACGTCCATGGCGCCGCCGCCGATCCGCTGGTGCAGGGCGGAAAGGTGGACCAACTCCGCGAGTGCGTGGAGATTATTAAAAACGTGGATTTACCCGCAGGAATAGCCGCGCACGACCTGGAAGTCATCAAAGCCAGCGAGGCCGCCAAAATCCCCTGCGATTATTACGTCAAGACCTTCCACAGCCTCAACTACTCGACGGCCCCCAAGCCGGAGCAGATCACCAAGCCATACGCCGAGATGCCGCTAGCCTATTGGTGCAGCGACCCCGTGGCCACCTCCGATTTCATGAAGACCGTCCACAAACCGTGGATTGCCTACAAGGTGATGGCGGCCGGCGCCATCCTGCCGCAATACGCGTTCCAGTACGCCTTTGCCAAGGGAGCCGACTTCATTCTGGCCGGGATTTTTGACTGGCAAGTCGCCACCGATGCGAAAATTGCCCGGGAATGCCACGCCAAATGCGTCAAACGGGATCGTCCCTGGTGCGGATAGGCGTAGTACGTCATTTTTTTGTCACACAAATTTTAATAAAGTCTTATTGACATCGCCAAGCAAAAGCGTACAGTGTTATTGGATTTTGGTTCGGGTGGCAGCACGTTTCTTCAGCGGAGTTCCCCACTCCCACCTCCTTGGCGTCTGCCGCCCGAATCATTTTAAGCGCGAAACCGCGGAAGTTGCGGAGTGAATTTCAGCCGGTCAAAAAAAGTGTAAAATCACCGTTGACTTGGCTGGCGGGTTCCACTAGGTTTTGCCCGCTCCAAGCGGGGGCGTAGCTCAATTGGTTAGAGCGCTGCCCTGTCACGGCAGAGGTTACGGGTTCGAGCCCCGCCGCTCCCGCCATTTTTTAGGGGCGTTTTGACGATTTTGACTGATTTCCTGACAGATGCATAACAAAATCGCCCCCCCATTACCGGGGTGAGACTATAAAATTTCCATCCATACCGGTTCGCCTAAGTAGTTTGCACTGAGTATTGTATCTGCGCTGTTCCCTGCTTGTCCTGTGTCACACTGCGTGATACAGTGTCCCCATGATGCCGACGCGACAAGGCTCCTTTCACCTATTCCGCTTTGCGGGTATTGATGTATTCATGCACTGGTCCTGGTTTCTGGTGGCCGCTTATGAAATCAGCACCCGCTCGGCATTATACACCTCGCCGTTATGGAACGCGCTCGAATATGTGGCGTTGTTTATGATCGTGCTGCTGCATGAATTCGGCCACTCACTGGCCTGCAAGCAGGTGGGCGGCGTGGCAAACCAGATCGTGCTGTGGCCGCTGGGCGGCATCGCCTACGTCTCTCCCCCGCTCCGGCCCGGTGCCACACTATGGAGCATTGCCGCCGGACCACTGGTGAACGTGGTGCTGCTGCCCTTCACCGTCTTGCTTTGGTGGTTGAGCAAACATCTGGGGTGGTGGCAAACCATGCCGAATGCGCACGCGTTCATCCTGGCGCTGTGCTACATGAATTTCGGCCTTTTGTTCTTCAACCTGCTGCCGATCTACCCGCTGGATGGCGGGCAAATCTTGCGGTCCCTGCTCTGGTTTCCCTTGGGGCGTGCCCGCAGCCTGTTGGTGGTCAGCGGCATCGGATTTGTTGGCGTCGCGGGACTGTTCGCGCTGGCATTTTACGCCGGCTCGATCTGGTATGTCATCATGGCGGTGTTCATCCTGATGAGTTGTATGGGCGGGTTGTTGCAAGCGCGCACGTTGGGGCGTGCCGCCGCCGCGCCCCGCCATACCGGCTTTGCGTGTCCCGACTGCCAGGCGGTACCGCCACAAGGAGACTTCTGGTTCTGCCCCAATTGCAAAAAAAACTTCGACACCTTCCTTACCCAAGCGGCTTGCCCGAATTGCGGGGCAC
Protein-coding sequences here:
- a CDS encoding integrase; this translates as MPLEFRKQRDGSLRDTWFGAFAINGKRYSVNLGVKIAGTPPASLSLRDEGDHAYERSRATALTKLEQLVEEARTQRNSANLVEKLYEIKTGEQIKSVTLAALPEEWAKIPRRHEPNARYASQCQSTLKRFATQIKEQNAKADEIAHVTRTLARAFMDAETQRGVTAKTWNDTLKLLRATFKYLLPAGAINPFSDMPTRETETVFRIPFTPEELAAISEAAKEDDFIRPILVVGMCTAMRRGDCCLLKWKDVDLTHRFITVKTAKTGVTVSIPVFPMLHDELANIRQKAEGRRQKEDSTPLPQRGEGVRTAADGYVFPEQARMYLDNPDGITWRVRKVFAAAGFRDEEAENEKSEAGSQEPEAKNGKEKEADKGAEKALETTVVPAAAMRGEIHADRKKGLRRASVRDFHSFRVTWVTLALTAGVPLELVQKVTGHKTTDIVLKHYFQPGREAFRQALHAAMPKLLTNGQKSPKDEALEIVGRLKGSKADKARLVELLGKV
- a CDS encoding site-2 protease family protein; its protein translation is MMPTRQGSFHLFRFAGIDVFMHWSWFLVAAYEISTRSALYTSPLWNALEYVALFMIVLLHEFGHSLACKQVGGVANQIVLWPLGGIAYVSPPLRPGATLWSIAAGPLVNVVLLPFTVLLWWLSKHLGWWQTMPNAHAFILALCYMNFGLLFFNLLPIYPLDGGQILRSLLWFPLGRARSLLVVSGIGFVGVAGLFALAFYAGSIWYVIMAVFILMSCMGGLLQARTLGRAAAAPRHTGFACPDCQAVPPQGDFWFCPNCKKNFDTFLTQAACPNCGAQFAVTSCLDCGKAHPIEEWSLPPQVTPSPIVPPPLPPRQ